A single genomic interval of Amycolatopsis albispora harbors:
- a CDS encoding endo-alpha-N-acetylgalactosaminidase family protein yields MLPRSILVAVLLTGVTPAVAAEPPALVLTSPELSVEVGADFPLVHRYTDRATGATLDGRTGGLDQITINGAAHRVTGQGSVSGNVARYRLTVDDQPGVVIDASLRVDGRATTFRIDRITDTDQFRVGTLDLPGHDLVSVSSGQPGAGTAFTTLDPNATRTADVFAPVTPETAAEPNPVGASYGIVHTGSLAAAVETNSVYDKPSGATNGDDARLWHQARKDGDGTRVGVWSGQWTYRAEGSAATEELPWAKVVVTPEVNGDGKVDWQDGAIAFRDIAITAPGAAKTPDRVITHIPFNFASQATHPFLRTLDDVKRISLATDGLGQLAVLKGYGSEGHDSAHPDYGGNYNERAGGLADLNTLAAEGEKFNADFGVHVNATESYPEAKAFSEQLVDLDRAGWNWLDQSREIDQRRDNASGELAKRFRQLREETHPNLDFLYIDVFRNHGYVADHMLRELRDQGWTVGTEWSDKLERSSLWSHWANDLDYGGQTNKGLNSRIIRFIRNDQRDTWNPHPILGNTRIEEFEGWTGETDWTSFHRNIWVHNLPAKFLQQQRITRWDEHEITFTGGVRGTDAAGKREIFAGDAKVLDGDKYLLPWKGKYYHYNPAGGRTEWTVPDERELTMYRLTDTGREAVGVVRPQHGKVTLDAEPGVPYVLDGPGGRTADPRWGEGTGLVDPGFNAADLRRWRPQGDVHAERTALGHTVARFDGLGALEQRLTGLEPGTYSASVWVESPQRTELTVGNTKNFIDRSTAKNYVAADEKQGTYFQRLRVVFDVAAGEQPNLRITGGAGVRVDDVRVVPTERVAGPGIVNEDFEHVDQGWGPFVKGDAGGSTDPRTHLSELHAPYTQRGWHGKLVDDVLSGNWSLKAHEENAGLVYRTVPQTVRFEPGHRYRVEFSYQNGHAGQYSWITGSGTAEQATPLPAQHQTARFAQEFTVDGPDAWVGLRKHDVPTPLQADLVMDDFTVFDLGLAG; encoded by the coding sequence ATGCTTCCCCGTTCGATCCTCGTTGCGGTCCTGCTCACCGGAGTCACCCCGGCCGTCGCCGCCGAACCGCCGGCGCTTGTCCTCACCTCGCCGGAACTCTCCGTGGAGGTGGGCGCCGACTTCCCGCTGGTGCACCGGTACACCGACCGCGCCACCGGCGCGACGCTGGACGGCCGCACCGGTGGCCTGGACCAGATCACCATCAACGGCGCGGCCCACCGGGTCACCGGGCAGGGCTCGGTCTCCGGCAACGTGGCCCGCTACCGGCTGACCGTCGATGACCAGCCGGGGGTGGTGATCGACGCGTCCCTGCGCGTCGACGGCCGCGCCACCACCTTCCGGATCGACCGGATCACCGACACCGACCAGTTCCGCGTCGGCACCCTCGACCTGCCCGGCCACGACCTGGTGTCCGTCTCAAGTGGACAGCCGGGCGCGGGTACCGCGTTCACCACGCTGGACCCGAACGCCACCCGCACCGCGGACGTGTTCGCTCCAGTGACCCCGGAGACCGCCGCCGAGCCGAATCCCGTCGGTGCCTCCTACGGGATCGTCCACACCGGATCGCTGGCTGCCGCGGTCGAGACGAACTCCGTGTATGACAAGCCATCCGGCGCGACCAACGGGGACGACGCCCGGCTGTGGCACCAGGCACGCAAGGACGGTGACGGCACCCGGGTCGGTGTGTGGAGCGGGCAGTGGACCTACCGCGCCGAGGGCTCGGCGGCCACCGAGGAACTGCCCTGGGCGAAGGTGGTGGTCACGCCCGAGGTCAACGGCGACGGCAAGGTCGACTGGCAGGACGGTGCCATCGCCTTCCGCGACATCGCGATCACCGCGCCCGGTGCCGCGAAAACGCCGGACCGTGTGATCACGCACATCCCGTTCAACTTCGCCAGCCAGGCCACGCACCCGTTCCTGCGCACGCTCGACGACGTCAAGCGGATCTCGCTGGCCACCGACGGGCTCGGGCAGCTGGCCGTGCTCAAGGGCTACGGCAGCGAGGGGCACGACTCCGCGCACCCGGACTACGGCGGCAACTACAACGAGCGCGCCGGCGGGCTCGCGGACCTCAACACGCTGGCGGCCGAAGGGGAGAAGTTCAACGCGGACTTCGGCGTGCACGTCAACGCGACCGAGTCCTATCCGGAGGCCAAGGCGTTCAGTGAGCAGCTGGTCGACCTCGACCGGGCGGGCTGGAACTGGCTCGACCAGTCGCGGGAGATCGACCAGCGCCGGGACAACGCGTCCGGCGAGCTGGCCAAGCGGTTCCGGCAGCTGCGCGAGGAAACGCATCCGAACCTGGACTTCCTCTACATCGACGTGTTCCGCAACCACGGCTACGTCGCCGACCACATGCTCCGCGAACTGCGCGACCAGGGGTGGACGGTCGGCACCGAATGGTCGGACAAGCTCGAACGCTCGTCGCTGTGGTCGCACTGGGCCAACGACCTCGACTACGGCGGGCAGACCAACAAGGGGCTGAACTCGCGCATCATCCGGTTCATCCGCAACGACCAGCGCGACACCTGGAACCCGCACCCGATCCTGGGCAACACCCGGATCGAGGAGTTCGAGGGCTGGACCGGGGAAACCGACTGGACCAGCTTCCACCGCAACATCTGGGTGCACAACCTGCCCGCGAAGTTCCTGCAGCAGCAGCGGATCACGCGGTGGGACGAGCACGAGATCACCTTCACCGGCGGCGTGCGCGGCACCGACGCGGCGGGCAAGCGGGAGATCTTCGCCGGGGACGCCAAGGTGCTCGACGGTGACAAGTACCTGCTGCCGTGGAAAGGCAAGTACTACCACTACAACCCGGCCGGCGGCCGTACCGAATGGACGGTGCCGGACGAGCGCGAACTGACCATGTACCGGCTGACCGACACCGGCCGGGAAGCCGTCGGGGTGGTTCGCCCGCAGCACGGGAAGGTGACGCTCGACGCCGAGCCCGGGGTGCCGTACGTGCTGGACGGGCCGGGCGGGCGCACCGCCGATCCGCGCTGGGGTGAGGGGACCGGCCTGGTCGATCCCGGGTTCAATGCCGCCGATCTGCGCCGATGGCGGCCGCAGGGTGACGTGCATGCCGAACGGACCGCGCTCGGGCACACGGTCGCGCGGTTCGACGGCCTGGGAGCTTTGGAGCAACGGCTGACCGGCCTGGAACCGGGTACCTACAGCGCTTCCGTGTGGGTCGAATCTCCACAGAGGACGGAACTGACCGTCGGGAACACCAAGAACTTCATCGACCGGTCCACGGCGAAGAACTATGTGGCGGCGGACGAGAAGCAGGGCACCTACTTCCAGCGTCTCCGCGTGGTGTTCGACGTGGCGGCGGGGGAGCAGCCGAACCTGCGCATCACCGGTGGTGCCGGGGTGCGGGTGGACGACGTGCGCGTGGTGCCGACCGAACGCGTTGCCGGACCCGGCATCGTCAACGAGGACTTCGAGCACGTCGACCAGGGCTGGGGCCCGTTCGTCAAGGGTGACGCCGGTGGCAGCACCGATCCGCGCACGCACCTGTCCGAGCTGCACGCGCCCTACACGCAGCGCGGCTGGCACGGGAAGCTCGTCGACGACGTGCTGAGCGGGAACTGGTCACTCAAGGCCCACGAGGAGAACGCCGGGCTGGTCTACCGGACCGTGCCGCAGACCGTCCGCTTCGAGCCGGGGCACCGGTACCGCGTCGAGTTCTCGTACCAGAACGGGCACGCGGGCCAGTACTCCTGGATCACCGGTTCGGGCACCGCGGAGCAGGCGACGCCGCTGCCCGCGCAGCACCAGACCGCGCGTTTCGCCCAGGAGTTCACTGTGGACGGTCCGGACGCGTGGGTCGGGCTGCGCAAGCACGACGTGCCCACCCCGCTACAGGCGGACCTGGTCATGGACGACTTCACCGTTTTCGATCTCGGCCTCGCCGGCTGA
- a CDS encoding DeoR/GlpR family DNA-binding transcription regulator — protein sequence MNRHERLSGLLSVVGERGKVLVEALAEELAVSAATIRRDLDHLAEQQLLIRTRGGAIATHVSYDLPLRYKSALKAPEKSRISRNVALLVEPGAVVGLNGGTTTTEIARAIAARAELDHRPGRPALTVVTNALNIAGELAVRQHLKLVVTGGVARPRSFELTGPLATGVLADISLDLLILGVDGIDPETGAYAHHEGEADINRLMVERAARVVVAADSSKLGKRAFARICPISAVDLVVTDAPVVAEVEARFAAAGVRLRTV from the coding sequence GTGAACCGGCACGAGCGGCTCAGCGGGCTGCTGTCGGTGGTCGGTGAGCGCGGCAAGGTCCTGGTCGAGGCGCTGGCGGAGGAACTGGCCGTGTCGGCCGCGACCATCCGGCGCGACCTGGACCACCTGGCCGAGCAGCAGCTGCTGATCCGCACGCGTGGCGGCGCGATCGCCACGCACGTCTCGTACGACCTGCCGCTGCGGTACAAGAGCGCGCTCAAGGCGCCGGAGAAGTCCCGGATCAGCCGGAACGTGGCGCTGCTCGTCGAACCGGGCGCGGTGGTCGGGCTCAACGGCGGGACCACCACCACCGAGATCGCCAGGGCCATCGCGGCCAGGGCGGAGCTGGACCACCGGCCGGGCAGGCCCGCGCTGACCGTGGTGACCAACGCGCTCAACATCGCCGGTGAACTCGCCGTGCGCCAGCACCTCAAGCTGGTGGTCACCGGCGGGGTGGCCCGGCCGCGCTCGTTCGAGCTGACCGGCCCGCTGGCCACCGGCGTGCTCGCCGACATCTCGCTGGACCTGCTGATTCTCGGCGTGGACGGGATCGATCCCGAAACCGGGGCGTACGCGCACCACGAAGGCGAAGCCGACATCAACCGGCTGATGGTCGAGCGTGCCGCGCGGGTGGTGGTCGCGGCCGACAGCTCGAAGCTGGGCAAGCGCGCGTTCGCCCGGATCTGCCCGATCTCCGCGGTGGATCTTGTGGTCACCGATGCCCCCGTGGTGGCCGAGGTCGAAGCGCGGTTCGCGGCGGCGGGCGTGCGCCTGCGGACGGTCTGA
- a CDS encoding DUF5107 domain-containing protein has protein sequence MTRVFRTGLTLPAAPIGPENPLPPLTPLTAAQQVTNVDELPPDLADGVRYGKLDSVLPCLLQNGYGRERTERTLPALVLENGRLRATVLPSLGGRLYSLYDKVRERELLFRNPVLQPANLALRDAWFAGGVEWNLGSTGHTTMTCEPMQAALIGTDGLRLWEWERTRNLPYQLDFRLPEDSPVLLVGIRVRNPHAHEVPLYWWSNIAVPQTPGTRVLAPAEFAWHYGYGGRLDRIPMPPEIDPSAYEHAADFFFDLEPGQRPWIAAVDETGYGLRQTSTRLLRGRKLFVWGTSAGGSRWQEWLSPGSETGYLEIQAGLARTQLEHLRLPGGESRDWLETYGPADAESDVDARYDEWLAVADREPGEWLYAGSGWGALELRRRPVALPGTPFPETTLGERQRPWLDLLDGKMAAPDPRTPPDGTLVTWRGELAAAEPNWLVWYHRGVAHWYAGDKVAAEQAWRASLEDTENAWAVRNLGIATDDASLLRRAFDLAPAELAVEAIDAALAAGQAGEALTMLATAPMRNGRIRLLTARALLAAGDAAGAEEVFLAGFDVPDIREGDTSLSDTWAEIQRALGGDRPLPRRYDFRMTAR, from the coding sequence ATGACGCGTGTCTTCCGCACCGGGCTGACCCTGCCCGCCGCGCCGATCGGACCCGAGAACCCGCTGCCGCCGCTCACCCCGCTCACCGCCGCGCAGCAGGTGACCAATGTGGACGAACTGCCGCCGGACCTCGCCGACGGCGTGCGGTACGGGAAGCTGGACAGCGTGCTGCCGTGCCTGCTGCAGAACGGGTACGGGCGCGAGCGCACCGAGCGGACGCTACCCGCGCTGGTGCTGGAGAACGGCAGGCTGCGCGCGACCGTGCTGCCGTCACTCGGCGGGCGCCTGTATTCGCTGTACGACAAGGTGCGCGAGCGTGAACTGCTGTTCCGCAACCCGGTGCTGCAACCGGCGAACCTCGCCCTGCGGGACGCCTGGTTCGCCGGCGGGGTCGAATGGAATCTCGGCAGCACCGGGCACACCACGATGACCTGCGAGCCGATGCAGGCGGCGCTGATCGGTACCGACGGGCTGCGGCTGTGGGAGTGGGAGCGGACCCGGAACCTGCCGTACCAGCTGGATTTCCGGCTGCCGGAGGACTCGCCGGTGTTGCTGGTCGGCATCCGGGTGCGGAATCCGCACGCACACGAGGTGCCGCTGTACTGGTGGTCGAACATCGCCGTGCCGCAGACGCCCGGCACCCGGGTGCTGGCGCCCGCCGAATTCGCGTGGCACTACGGCTACGGTGGCCGCCTTGATCGGATTCCGATGCCGCCGGAGATCGATCCGAGTGCGTATGAACACGCCGCGGACTTCTTCTTCGACCTCGAACCCGGGCAACGGCCGTGGATCGCGGCGGTTGACGAGACCGGTTACGGCCTGCGGCAGACGTCGACGCGGTTGCTGCGTGGCCGGAAGCTGTTCGTCTGGGGCACGTCCGCGGGCGGCAGCCGGTGGCAGGAGTGGCTTTCGCCGGGGTCGGAGACGGGCTACCTGGAGATCCAGGCCGGGCTGGCGCGCACGCAGCTGGAGCACCTGCGGCTGCCCGGCGGGGAGTCGCGGGACTGGCTGGAGACGTACGGGCCCGCCGACGCCGAGTCCGATGTGGACGCCCGGTATGACGAATGGCTGGCCGTCGCGGACCGGGAACCGGGGGAGTGGCTGTACGCGGGCTCCGGCTGGGGTGCGCTGGAACTGCGCCGGAGACCGGTCGCGCTCCCGGGCACCCCGTTTCCCGAGACCACGCTGGGTGAACGGCAACGGCCGTGGCTGGACCTGCTCGACGGCAAGATGGCCGCACCGGATCCGCGGACTCCGCCGGACGGCACGCTGGTGACCTGGCGAGGCGAGCTGGCAGCGGCCGAGCCGAACTGGCTGGTCTGGTACCACCGGGGTGTCGCACACTGGTACGCCGGGGACAAGGTCGCCGCCGAACAGGCGTGGCGAGCGTCCCTTGAGGACACGGAAAACGCCTGGGCAGTGCGGAATCTCGGGATCGCCACCGATGACGCCTCCCTGCTGAGACGGGCGTTCGACCTGGCCCCGGCCGAGCTGGCGGTCGAAGCGATCGACGCGGCGCTCGCGGCCGGGCAGGCGGGCGAGGCGCTGACCATGCTCGCGACGGCACCGATGCGCAACGGACGGATCCGGCTGCTCACCGCACGCGCGCTGCTGGCCGCCGGGGACGCGGCCGGTGCGGAAGAGGTGTTCCTCGCGGGCTTCGACGTGCCGGACATCCGTGAAGGCGACACGTCCCTTTCGGACACCTGGGCCGAGATCCAGCGGGCGCTGGGCGGTGACCGGCCGCTGCCCCGGCGGTACGACTTCCGGATGACGGCGCGGTGA
- a CDS encoding ABC transporter ATP-binding protein, with protein sequence MAGVSFRGATRYYAGSDRPAVDGLDLEVPDGEFLVLVGPSGCGKSTTLRMLAGLEGVDEGTIHIGDRDVTEMAPKNRDIAMVFQNYALYPHMTVAENIGFHLKIQKVPRAERERAVAEAAKVLDLEPFLDRKPAKLSGGQRQRVAMGRAIVRSPQVFCMDEPLSNLDAKLRVQTRTQIASLQRKLGVTTVYVTHDQVEAMTMGDRVAVLKDGVLQQCDTPIGLFSRPVNVFVAGFIGSPAMNLIHTTIGTEGAVVGGTHLPLTPDQRAALTSERVVVGVRPEGWTVGAAEDGIGAVVEVVEELGSDQYLYCSVSGSTDQVLTVRTEGMAAWQRGERLGLSPRPGAVHLFDEATGERLPD encoded by the coding sequence ATGGCAGGCGTTTCCTTCCGGGGCGCGACCAGGTACTACGCCGGCTCGGACCGGCCGGCGGTGGACGGGCTGGACCTCGAGGTGCCGGACGGGGAGTTCCTGGTGCTGGTCGGCCCGTCGGGCTGCGGGAAGTCGACCACGCTGCGCATGCTCGCCGGGCTCGAGGGCGTGGACGAGGGCACCATCCACATCGGCGACCGCGACGTCACCGAGATGGCGCCGAAGAACCGGGACATCGCCATGGTGTTCCAGAACTACGCGCTCTACCCGCACATGACGGTGGCCGAGAACATCGGCTTCCACCTGAAGATCCAGAAGGTGCCGCGGGCCGAGCGCGAGCGCGCGGTGGCCGAGGCGGCGAAGGTGCTCGACCTGGAGCCGTTCCTGGACCGCAAGCCGGCGAAGCTGTCCGGCGGCCAGCGGCAGCGGGTGGCGATGGGCCGCGCGATCGTGCGCAGCCCGCAGGTGTTCTGCATGGACGAACCGCTGTCCAATCTGGACGCCAAGCTCCGCGTGCAGACCCGCACGCAGATCGCCTCGCTGCAGCGCAAGCTCGGCGTGACCACGGTCTACGTCACGCACGACCAGGTCGAGGCGATGACCATGGGGGACCGGGTCGCGGTGCTCAAGGACGGCGTGCTCCAGCAGTGCGACACGCCGATCGGGCTGTTCTCGCGGCCGGTCAACGTTTTTGTCGCCGGGTTCATCGGCTCGCCCGCGATGAACCTGATCCACACCACGATCGGCACCGAGGGCGCGGTCGTCGGCGGCACGCATCTGCCGTTGACGCCGGACCAGCGCGCGGCGCTGACCAGTGAGCGCGTGGTGGTCGGCGTGCGGCCGGAGGGGTGGACGGTCGGCGCGGCCGAGGACGGCATCGGTGCGGTGGTCGAGGTGGTCGAGGAACTCGGCAGCGATCAGTACCTGTACTGCTCGGTGTCCGGGAGCACCGACCAGGTGCTGACCGTGCGCACCGAGGGCATGGCGGCGTGGCAGCGCGGTGAACGGCTCGGGCTGTCGCCGCGGCCGGGTGCGGTGCACCTGTTCGACGAGGCGACCGGAGAGCGGCTGCCGGACTGA
- a CDS encoding carbohydrate ABC transporter permease has product MTAPPREPVAKPVRRPPRKPKPAPGSRRLSPLKVLGTVVVWAFTAFNLFVLYWLLSSSFKTPVEIFTQPFQLPRQWFVAGDPFRNYVYAWNQAGLGSAFVNTVLLVGAAAIVTVVVSAPAAYALTRLGVRGASGMTGFVAIGMGVPFQTVIIPLFVNMAKIGLANNLFGLFLIYVALSLPFTVFLLTGFFRSLPDEMEEAAAIDGASPLRTFVSIMLPLARGGLITALILNLIGLWNETLLAIVFLQENADFTLSRALFTFYGAASYQSEYGGLIAGVAIVVLPMLVLYVVLARRIITGLTLGAGK; this is encoded by the coding sequence TTGACCGCACCTCCGCGTGAACCGGTGGCGAAGCCGGTGCGCAGGCCACCACGCAAGCCCAAGCCGGCGCCGGGGTCGCGGCGGCTGAGCCCGCTCAAGGTGCTCGGCACGGTGGTGGTGTGGGCGTTCACCGCGTTCAACCTCTTTGTGCTGTACTGGCTGCTCTCGTCGTCGTTCAAGACGCCGGTGGAGATCTTCACCCAGCCGTTCCAGCTGCCGCGCCAGTGGTTCGTCGCCGGGGATCCGTTCCGCAACTACGTCTACGCCTGGAACCAGGCCGGGCTGGGCTCGGCGTTCGTCAACACCGTGCTGCTCGTCGGCGCGGCCGCCATCGTCACCGTGGTCGTCTCCGCGCCGGCGGCGTACGCGCTGACCAGGCTCGGTGTGCGCGGGGCCAGCGGGATGACCGGGTTCGTGGCGATCGGCATGGGCGTGCCGTTCCAGACGGTGATCATCCCGCTGTTCGTGAACATGGCGAAGATCGGGCTGGCGAACAACCTGTTCGGCCTGTTCCTCATCTACGTGGCGCTGTCGCTGCCGTTCACCGTGTTCCTGCTGACCGGGTTCTTCCGCTCGCTGCCGGACGAGATGGAGGAGGCCGCGGCGATCGACGGCGCGTCACCGCTGCGGACCTTCGTCTCGATCATGCTGCCGCTGGCACGCGGCGGGCTGATCACCGCGTTGATCCTGAACCTGATCGGGCTGTGGAACGAGACCCTGCTGGCCATCGTGTTCCTGCAGGAGAACGCGGACTTCACCCTGTCACGGGCGCTGTTCACCTTCTACGGCGCGGCCAGCTACCAGTCCGAATACGGCGGGCTGATCGCGGGCGTGGCCATCGTCGTGCTGCCGATGCTGGTGCTCTACGTGGTGCTGGCGCGGCGGATCATCACCGGCCTGACCCTCGGCGCCGGAAAGTAA
- a CDS encoding carbohydrate ABC transporter permease, with translation MTTTAEAVVPRPRRGTHGQHEVRKRRLFWPFVAPAFALYLIFLVLPTIATVVLSFTSWAGAGDSPEFSGFTQYARMWASDSFQYSFRNTLIYVFVGGIGTFVLAFLFTMVLREMRGGKLVRAILFFPNIVAPVALGMFLGFVFKYQPGKQGLANFLLESVGLTAAKFLDPANVTWAVTAAIMWASSGFYITILMAAVDRIPPYLYEDAELAGASPWQKFRNVTLPLTWDVVGVAGVLWTINALKIFELVFVLAGPGTYSPPNNAWTLGIYVFDRSFGSNGTPDFGAACACAVAMIALVTVLVLLLRRLMRRDAIQF, from the coding sequence ATGACGACAACCGCCGAAGCAGTCGTGCCGCGGCCGCGCCGCGGCACGCACGGGCAGCACGAGGTGCGCAAGCGCCGGTTGTTCTGGCCGTTCGTCGCCCCGGCGTTCGCGCTGTACCTGATCTTCCTGGTGCTGCCGACCATCGCCACCGTGGTGCTCAGCTTCACCAGCTGGGCCGGGGCCGGCGACAGCCCGGAGTTCTCCGGGTTCACGCAGTACGCGCGGATGTGGGCCAGCGATTCGTTCCAGTACTCCTTCCGCAACACGCTGATCTACGTGTTCGTCGGTGGCATCGGCACCTTCGTGCTGGCCTTCCTGTTCACCATGGTGCTGCGGGAGATGCGGGGCGGGAAGCTGGTGCGCGCGATCCTGTTCTTCCCGAACATCGTGGCGCCGGTGGCGCTGGGCATGTTCCTCGGGTTCGTGTTCAAGTACCAGCCGGGCAAGCAGGGGCTGGCGAACTTCCTGCTGGAGAGCGTCGGGCTGACCGCGGCGAAGTTCCTCGACCCGGCGAACGTGACCTGGGCGGTCACCGCGGCGATCATGTGGGCCAGTTCGGGGTTCTACATCACCATCCTGATGGCCGCGGTGGACCGCATCCCGCCGTACCTGTACGAGGACGCCGAGCTGGCGGGTGCCTCGCCGTGGCAGAAGTTCCGCAACGTGACGCTGCCGCTGACCTGGGACGTGGTCGGCGTGGCCGGGGTGCTGTGGACGATCAACGCGCTGAAGATCTTCGAGCTGGTCTTCGTGCTGGCCGGGCCGGGCACCTACTCGCCGCCGAACAACGCCTGGACGCTGGGCATCTACGTGTTCGACCGGTCGTTCGGCTCGAACGGCACCCCGGACTTCGGGGCCGCCTGCGCCTGCGCGGTGGCGATGATCGCGCTGGTGACCGTGCTCGTCCTGCTCCTGCGCCGCCTGATGCGCCGCGACGCCATCCAGTTCTGA
- a CDS encoding ABC transporter substrate-binding protein, which translates to MRSARGKLGLTAGLVLTLAACGTPTGQEGAPGAANALPGAEEFLNAPCPEPGVKPQADKELTYWSMWTADEPQGKVLQKAMRCFTEKTGVKVNVEWLGRKGYTTNLVPALNTGNVPDLFDQDVSKVSAAIMQPGGTQSVDDVFAMKVGEGEKTVKDVLAPSSYDFPQNKDKTGANFMVPYEMMASAWWYDKATAGEVKPPSTMAELTALFDQAKADGKAAVAQDGDISFYNMYFYTQLAERFVGAGGLYRAASDPTGQAWLTDPGFRRAAEETAKIPPYFIEGWDAAKFPQVQQRWADGEARFLYVGSWVPSETREYLAKQGGATKIDYGSFQFPMPDGATHDTVEQMSIGFSIPKAAKHTEAAKAFIAYTLNKDILLGMTVVANNLVPRADLPVPDDLKDIKAAIDDPEKEHVLQYDGLDGLAGGKWATEVFDPLNLDLLKARITPQQFVDGLAAKSAEFWAAQGS; encoded by the coding sequence ATGAGATCAGCTCGTGGCAAGCTCGGACTCACGGCGGGACTGGTGCTGACGCTCGCCGCGTGCGGCACGCCGACCGGCCAGGAGGGCGCGCCCGGCGCGGCCAACGCGCTGCCCGGGGCCGAGGAGTTCCTGAACGCGCCGTGTCCCGAACCGGGCGTCAAGCCGCAGGCGGACAAGGAACTGACCTACTGGTCGATGTGGACGGCCGACGAGCCGCAGGGCAAGGTCCTGCAGAAGGCGATGCGCTGCTTCACCGAGAAGACCGGGGTCAAGGTCAACGTGGAGTGGCTGGGGCGCAAGGGCTACACCACCAACCTGGTGCCCGCGCTGAACACCGGCAACGTGCCCGACCTGTTCGACCAGGACGTCAGCAAGGTCAGCGCGGCGATCATGCAGCCGGGTGGCACGCAGAGCGTGGACGACGTGTTCGCGATGAAGGTCGGCGAGGGCGAGAAGACGGTCAAGGACGTGCTCGCGCCCAGCTCGTACGACTTCCCGCAGAACAAGGACAAGACCGGCGCGAACTTCATGGTGCCGTACGAGATGATGGCCAGCGCCTGGTGGTACGACAAGGCCACCGCCGGGGAGGTCAAGCCACCGTCCACAATGGCCGAGCTGACCGCCCTGTTCGACCAGGCGAAGGCCGACGGCAAGGCCGCCGTCGCGCAGGACGGTGACATCTCCTTCTACAACATGTACTTCTACACCCAGCTCGCCGAGCGGTTCGTCGGCGCCGGCGGGCTCTACCGCGCGGCCAGCGACCCGACCGGGCAGGCCTGGCTGACCGATCCCGGTTTCCGCCGGGCCGCCGAGGAAACCGCGAAGATCCCGCCGTACTTCATCGAAGGCTGGGACGCGGCCAAGTTCCCGCAGGTGCAGCAGCGCTGGGCCGACGGGGAGGCACGCTTCCTCTACGTCGGCAGCTGGGTGCCCAGCGAGACCCGCGAATACCTGGCCAAGCAGGGCGGCGCGACCAAGATCGACTACGGCTCGTTCCAGTTCCCGATGCCCGACGGCGCCACGCACGACACGGTCGAGCAGATGTCGATCGGCTTCTCCATTCCCAAGGCGGCCAAGCACACCGAGGCGGCCAAGGCGTTCATCGCCTACACGCTGAACAAGGACATCCTGCTCGGCATGACCGTGGTGGCCAACAATCTGGTGCCGCGCGCGGACCTGCCGGTACCGGACGACCTGAAGGACATCAAGGCCGCCATCGACGACCCGGAGAAGGAGCACGTGCTGCAGTACGACGGGCTCGACGGGCTGGCTGGCGGCAAGTGGGCCACCGAGGTGTTCGACCCGCTCAACCTCGACCTGCTCAAGGCGCGCATCACCCCGCAGCAGTTCGTCGACGGCCTGGCCGCGAAGTCGGCCGAGTTCTGGGCCGCGCAGGGCTCATGA
- a CDS encoding DeoR/GlpR family DNA-binding transcription regulator has protein sequence MDRHERLNALLDMIGQRDKIDVDETAAELDVSPATIRRDLDHLAERQLLTRTRGGAVASNVAYDLPLRHKAARNAPEKQRIAVAAAKLVERGMVIGLNGGTTLTEVGRAVATRPDLGERGDSPSLTVVTNALNIANELAVRPNIKIVVTGGVARPQSFELTGPFATKILDEITLDLVLLGVDAVDPLRGAYAHHEGEASINRLMVSRARHVAVVGDSSKLGGHAFARICATNEVHTLVTDTSAPDKTIEAFQAEGVRVITA, from the coding sequence ATGGATCGGCACGAGCGCCTCAACGCACTGCTCGACATGATCGGGCAACGGGACAAGATCGACGTCGACGAGACCGCCGCCGAGCTGGACGTCTCCCCCGCCACCATCCGCCGCGACCTCGACCACCTCGCCGAGCGCCAGCTGCTCACCCGCACCCGCGGTGGCGCGGTCGCCAGCAACGTGGCCTACGACCTGCCGTTGCGCCACAAGGCCGCGCGCAACGCCCCGGAAAAGCAGCGGATCGCCGTCGCCGCGGCGAAACTGGTCGAGCGCGGCATGGTGATCGGCCTCAACGGCGGCACCACGCTCACCGAGGTCGGCCGTGCCGTGGCCACCCGCCCCGATCTGGGTGAGCGCGGCGATTCACCGTCGCTGACCGTGGTCACCAACGCGCTGAACATCGCGAACGAGCTGGCCGTGCGGCCGAACATCAAGATCGTGGTCACCGGCGGGGTCGCGCGCCCGCAGTCGTTCGAGCTGACCGGGCCGTTCGCCACCAAGATCCTCGACGAGATCACGCTGGACCTGGTGCTGCTCGGCGTGGACGCGGTGGACCCGCTGCGTGGCGCCTACGCGCACCACGAGGGCGAGGCCAGCATCAACCGGCTGATGGTCTCGCGCGCCCGGCACGTCGCCGTGGTCGGCGACAGCTCGAAGCTCGGCGGGCACGCCTTCGCCAGGATCTGCGCCACCAACGAGGTGCACACCCTGGTCACGGACACTTCGGCGCCGGACAAGACGATCGAGGCGTTCCAGGCCGAAGGCGTCCGCGTCATCACGGCCTGA